From Erigeron canadensis isolate Cc75 chromosome 5, C_canadensis_v1, whole genome shotgun sequence:
ctcacatcttgtttttttttaatccataaatttcatggggggccaaacatttacatatatattaaaaaattagtatgtgaggggttctataccCAAACTTGGGTGTAtaacagccacatactccattttcttatatatatatatagagagagagtgaaaaattgttttgagaacctttttttgcgagaacctttgagaacttttcaaatcaagcccaaccgatgattattctttacatgaaaattgttttttgattgttttctaaataacttatgtgtaattttgaagtttataattgtgtggaggcatggattatcatccgttatacaattatgtggagatttggattcttgatcacatgtgcacgaatattgctatgattacatgtgatcgacttgcatacatgtgatcacaacaatattcatgcacatgtgatcaagaatccaaatctccacataattgtataacggatgataatccatgcctccacaattataaacttcaaaattacacataagttattcaaaaaacaattttcgtGTAAAGAATAAtgatcggttgggcttgatttgaaaagttctcaaaggttctcgcaaaaaaaagggttctcaaaataactttaccatatatatatatatatatactctttgtTCTTTTTGGTTTATCGAATAAAAGTTCCTATTCTTACTTGTTACTGGACGCCTAACCAATTCAAAAAAAAGATTCCACCAAAAAAGCGCTTCTACAACTATGAATAACAAAGATTTTTAGACCTCACATTTACTTACAGATGCGGGAATATTctaatcaatttcataaattattAGAAACTACCTTATCAGATTCACGTTTTACCTAATCCTCAGTTTCTAGCTCTAAACTCATAATGGCCAGGATGATTTTACATTACATTCAATAGAAATTGAATGGGAAATTCTATTTTACATCATCAAACAACAAGTAAAGGAAGAAAGAAATTATTTAGCACCTCCTCCCAATACTGATTGAAAGTGCGTTGCTGTGTCAGAAGAAGGATAGCTATACTGATTCGGTATACTCTAAGACGCCCTCGGTACAATATTGACGATCTCACAAAGATTTTTCAGTGAATTTCCATTTACCGATCCAATCTTTTACAGAATTGATCCCCTTTTGACTATACAAGAAATATGTGGAGCTCAGCATGTCTGGAAGCACAGGAGAACGTTCTTTTGTTGATATTATTACCAGTATTTGCTACTAGGTCATTCATAGCATTACTATACCTTCCCTATTCATTGCGGGTTGGTTATTCGTCAGCACTGGTATAGCTTACGATGTGTTTGGAAGCCCGCGACCAAACGAGTATTTCACAGAGAACCGACAAGGAATTCCATTAATCACCGGCCGTTTTGATTCTTTGGAACAACTCGATGAATTTAGTAGATCTACTAAATTAGGTACTTTCTCTATGGTGACGATGCAGATTGCATgttttaaagatttttgaaagaaagatgGATGGAGTATCATCTCCGATATCTGCATTGGTATGCTACTGCATGGTTGGACTACTAGAGCAACGACACTACTGCAAGCCTAAGAATAAAGTCGTGTGAGTGCATGGTTGGTCTTGTCATCGACATCCGAGCCACAGAGATCCCTTCCGTCGAACGGGACTCATTTATCTTCTTGGATGAAGACTATCGGGAGTTGGAACATGATGAACTATCACCAGTCAAGACGAGGAAGATTACGAGGACGATGGGAACCATGGTATTATTCTTTCTACAATTACCTCAAGACGGGTTCATACCGGAGTACGCCACTCGTGGTCAGAGGAGAGCCCGGAGGGAACTTTCCCGACGATTTGTGATCTTGGAAGATGTCCTTTACAAAAGGTCACTCGCCCGAAATAAGGAGCATTGTTGAACAAGCTCATTCAAGTGGGTGCGGAGGACACGTCAACAGCCAAATGCTTGCCAAGAAAATCATGAGGCAAGGCCCCCTATTAAAAGTAAGGGTGTCAAGAGATGTCATCAATGTCAACTCCTTTGATTTGATggaattttatttcaaaatgatGTATCATGTCGAATGGCGGGTCCATCGTCTATCCCCAAGGTAAGACCCCGAATGAAAAAAACGTACCTTCGAAGGCATGATTCCTGCGATCAGGAGCTGCTTAACATCATTGAGAACAAGAGATCAGAAGATTTTGTGGAGGATAAAGTAAAAAGCGAACCAACACTGGGACCTGATCATAGCCGCCGTGAAGTGTTTGGATGCAAAGGCGATGGTTTTTAGATTCGGCAAACATGAGATGTGTAAAATTCATTTATTTCAATTATTTTGcaagaacaagaagaaaacaaagaaaatagtGGATCTGTTGAATTTCAAGTAGTAAGTTTCACCAACAAGATACGAAAACTTACTTCACATTTGGAATTGCACAAAAAAGATTATTTATCTCAGAGAGGTCTGCGGAAAATTTTGGGAAAACGTCAACAACTACtggcttatttgtcaaaaaaaaaatagagcaTGTTATAAAGAATTAATAGGGCAGTTGAATATTCGAGAGAGAAAAACTCGTTAATTTGAAGAGTTAGTTTGAGTTTGATGAACTTCTTTTCGCTTTCAGCAATTCATGGAAGAATGAATCAGGAAAAACCTATGACTGTACCAGCTACAAGAAAAGACCTCATGATAGTCCATATGGGACCTCACCACCCATCAATGCATGGTGTTCTTCGACTCATTGTTACTCTAGATGGTGAAGATGTTATTGACTGTGAACCCATATTGGGTTATTTACACAGAGGTATGGAAAAAATTGCAGAAAATCGAACAATTATACAATATTTGCCTTATGTAACACGTTGGGATTATTTAGCTACTATGTTCACAGAAGCAATAACTGTAAATGCGCCAGAGCAATTGGGCAACATTCAAGTCCCTAAAAGGGCTAGTTATATCAGAGTCATTATGTTAGAGTTAAGTCGTATAGCTTCCCATTTGTTATGGCTTGGCCCTTTTATGGCAGATATTGGGGCACAGACCCCCTTCTTCTATATTTTTCGAGAAAGAGAATTGATTTATGACCTATTCGAAGCTGCCACCGGTATGCGAATGATGCACAATTTTTTTCGTATTGGTGGAGTCGCTGCTGATTTACCCCATGGCTGGATAGAAAAATGTTTGGATTTTTGCGATTATTTTTTAACAGAGATTGCTGAATATCAAAAGCTTATTACACGGAATCCCATTTTTTTAGAACGAGTTGAAGGAGTAGGCATTATTGGTGGAGACGAAGCAATAAATTGGGGTTTGTCGGGACCAATGCTACGAGCTTTCGGAATACAATGGGATCTTCGAGTCCTCATGAATTACGTCTTTTAGTTCTTCCTTAGGaagtttatttattatagaaGCCATTTCGTTCTGTTTAAGCTCAACGGTGATCAAATTATTTTCTGGAATTTGAATCCCTTGTTCATAGACTACGGCGGGAAGGTCGTTTAGACTAGGAAGAGACGCCTCTCAGTGTCAGTGTCGGCCCAGCAGAGTGCTTTCGCCGTTGGTGTTCTTTCCGATCTCTACGCATTTCACCGCTCCACCGGAAATTCCCTCTGCCCCTACCGTACTCCAGCTTGGTAGTTTCCACCGCCTGTCCAGAGTTGAGCCCTGGGATTTGACGGACATAATAAGTATCATGTAGAGCAATGTCTAGCCTAGAATTTGCCAGAACTATTCCAGTGAGTCCCCCTATGGTGAACAAAAATATGAACCCTACAGCAAATAACATGGGTGTTTTGTATTGTATCGAACCCCCCCACATGGTAGCGATCCAACTAAAGATTTTGATTCCAGTGGGGACAACTATGATCATGGTAGCTGCGGTGAAGTAGGCACGGGTATCaacgtctatatatatatatatataagagaatatggggttgttccctatctaagtttagatggggaacccctcacattcaaatattttaatatttgtttgtaattcaaataaaatcatgggcccccatgatttttatgattaaaaaaataaaatatgaggtgttccccatctaagcttagatgggggacaacctcatactcacttccccatatatatatacataatcaacTGTACTATacaaaatagtttaaatatatatacttttttatataatatatattattaagagttaattgcaggatTCGTCCCTATGGTTTACCCATTTTAATGGTTTACATCcctgttaagtttttttaaacaaatccgTCCAAACTTGTCATATTCTTTGTAAGTTACGTCCCTGTGGTTAACGACGTTATTATTTAGCCGTTAAGTCGACGCACATGAGCTGCACGTGAGGGCAGTTTTGTAATCTGCCACCCACAAATAACTTTGTAATTGCAcgattcgtccctgtggtttgtccaTTTTAGTGGTTTACATCCCTATTCTAGAATTTTCGTGGAGTAGATCCAAAGTACGCAAATTCGTTGCATGTTCCATCCCTGTGGTTGATGTCGTCAAATTTTTTACGTTAAATGGGATCACATGCCATATAAAGTTTGATGGgtttttcgaaaatttgaaaacCCTCATTGAGTTTTTGACGGTAGAATTAAACAACGTTTGGAGTATACAGCTAAGCAAACTTGTTGATGGGTTGGTTAAAAATGCAAAATCCGCGTTGATGAGCTTCCCAATTGGAACTAGGTTCGTTCATATTACGGTCCAAACCGAGAAAACCGAGAAACCGGACCGATTTGGGACCGAAACCGAGTAGAACTGATATCATCAGTCCGGTCCACAGTTTCTTAATTTCATGTTATTTGGTTCTCGGTCCGGTCCATGTTTAAACCGAGAAAACCTTCGGTTTGAACCGAACCTAGGTATATGTTGCCTataattcaaaattcaaatattaaatataagttCAAGCAGGATTCTTATTCCTTTTTTATAGCATACAAGATATGACTTCTTTTTCTTCAGCAAATAATCTCCTCAAAACACGTAACAGATAATCTTTAACCTTTTTATCCTAATAAATAAACATCATTTGATTTAAGCATTCATCAATTTACATGATTTACATCATGCACAGggattttgagaattttttattttgtgatgGACAAGTATTTTTCtcattatttgatatttttaatactttatttgatatttttgatactttatttGCTACTGAGATTGACACTTTCTTTACTATTGagcttaattttattttttgaaacctTTTTGG
This genomic window contains:
- the LOC122600076 gene encoding NAD(P)H-quinone oxidoreductase subunit H, chloroplastic, whose protein sequence is MNFFSLSAIHGRMNQEKPMTVPATRKDLMIVHMGPHHPSMHGVLRLIVTLDGEDVIDCEPILGYLHRGMEKIAENRTIIQYLPYVTRWDYLATMFTEAITVNAPEQLGNIQVPKRASYIRVIMLELSRIASHLLWLGPFMADIGAQTPFFYIFRERELIYDLFEAATGMRMMHNFFRIGGVAADLPHGWIEKCLDFCDYFLTEIAEYQKLITRNPIFLERVEGVGIIGGDEAINWGLSGPMLRAFGIQWDLRVLMNYVF